The Dunckerocampus dactyliophorus isolate RoL2022-P2 chromosome 13, RoL_Ddac_1.1, whole genome shotgun sequence genome window below encodes:
- the LOC129192614 gene encoding F-box only protein 33 isoform X1: MALCGGVGVMALPSELIVHIFSFLSDRDKLRASAVCSRWRECLFYPALWTELKLRIGGGGSSSEETLRLEFLMRKFGAFVRELQLELAPTEVSLRSLNNEPSSTRVDLPPGPGNDQQLSKRWRDAVSAYLDQVLCVFASISNNRNLQKLSLYGDTCALQQEGLLDSSNLHHIHQGHKKINEIQRLFRELLSNSRQLRWLSCSFMLGLVTSTSLACLSNLSSETLQHLSLLDHQLGPLISPSELNRLSSLHSLALDFSDLTSELCSLLASPHRTPLHRLSLLLNGATLEFKSLEGTATEDDWKALVRVSTNLRVYIMAVEVNSSELLRVLKPSLPLERIHLDSYNTLVSDATLELIAQQYNKTLTHFLLLRDDPDFPDLSVNRNEDPLVLLAWRCTQLAVLMIHGYTVWSHNLVAISRLRGSSLRVLTVSEESIDFDPDQPLYLEGDPVHNLVKEVSQGLGRVWHPCLDYSLVLTEPTQHFHRELQAFSMGM; this comes from the exons ATGGCTCTGTGCGGTGGTGTCGGAGTCATGGCTCTACCAAGCGAGCTAATCGTCCATATATTCTCTTTTCTGTCGGACCGAGACAAGCTCCGGGCCTCGGCCGTTTGTTCGCGATGGCGGGAGTGTCTGTTCTATCCAGCCCTGTGGACAGAACTCAAACTACGAATAGGTGGTGGAGGCTCCAGCTCTGAGGAGACGCTGAGGTTGGAGTTCCTCATGCGGAAGTTCGGCGCTTTCGTGCGGGAGCTGCAACTGGAACTCGCTCCCACGGAAGTCAGCCTCCGTTCCCTCAACAACGAGCCGTCGTCCACCAGAGTCGACCTGCCTCCCGGTCCTGGCAACGACCAGCAACTCTCCAAGCGATGGAGAGACGCCGTGAGTGCCTACTTGGACCAGGTGTTGTGTGTGTTCGCCAGCATCAGCAACAACAG GAACCTGCAGAAGTTGAGTCTGTATGGTGACACCTGTGCTCTCCAACAGGAGGGACTCCTGGACAGTTCCAACCTGCATCACATTCATCAGGGCCACAAGAAAATCAACGA GATCCAGCGGTTGTTCAGAGAGTTGTTGTCGAACAGCAGGCAGCTTCGGTGGTTGTCCTGTAGCTTCATGCTGGGTCTGGTGACTTCCACCTCATTAGCATGCCTGTCCAATCTTTCCTCTGAGACCTTGCAGCACCTCAGCTTACTAGACCACCAGCTTG GTCCGCTCATCTCACCATCAGAGTTGAATCGTCTTTCATCTCTTCATTCTCTGGCTCTTGATTTCTCTGATCTGACGTCTGAGCTTTGTAGTCTGCTGGCATCACCCCATCGCACTCCGCTGCATCGTCTCTCCCTGCTGCTCAATGGTGCCACTCTGGAGTTCAAATCATTAGAAGGCACAGCCACAGAGGATGATTGGAAAGCACTG GTACGAGTGAGTACTAACTTGCGAGTGTACATCATGGCCGTGGAGGTCAACAGCTCGGAGCTCCTCAGGGTTCTAAAGCCAAGCCTTCCACTGGAGCGCATCCACCTGGACAGTTACAACACACTGGTGTCCGACGCCACCCTGGAGCTCATCGCCCAGCAATACAACAAAACGCTGACACACTTCCTGTTACTGAGGGATGACCCGGATTTTCCAGACCTCAGTGTCAATCGCAATGAAGATCCATTGGTCCTCTTAGCTTGGAGATGCACTCAGTTGGCTGTGCTGATGATACACG GCTATACAGTGTGGTCCCACAACTTGGTGGCAATCTCCCGGCTGCGTGGCTCCAGTCTGCGTGTCCTGACGGTGTCTGAGGAGAGCATCGACTTTGACCCTGACCAGCCGTTGTATTTGGAAGGTGATCCAGTTCATAACCTGGTGAAAGAGGTCTCGCAGGGTCTTGGCCGAGTGTGGCACCCATGCTTGGATTACAGCCTGGTTTTGACGGAACCCACCCAGCACTTCCATCGTGAGCTGCAAGCCTTTAGTATGGGCATGTAG
- the LOC129192614 gene encoding F-box only protein 33 isoform X2: MALCGGVGVMALPSELIVHIFSFLSDRDKLRASAVCSRWRECLFYPALWTELKLRIGGGGSSSEETLRLEFLMRKFGAFVRELQLELAPTEVSLRSLNNEPSSTRVDLPPGPGNDQQLSKRWRDAVSAYLDQVLCVFASISNNRNLQKLSLYGDTCALQQEGLLDSSNLHHIHQGHKKINEIQRLFRELLSNSRQLRWLSCSFMLGLVTSTSLACLSNLSSETLQHLSLLDHQLGPLISPSELNRLSSLHSLALDFSDLTSELCSLLASPHRTPLHRLSLLLNGATLEFKSLEGTATEDDWKALVRVSTNLRVYIMAVEVNSSELLRVLKPSLPLERIHLDSYNTLVSDATLELIAQQYNKTLTHFLLLRDDPDFPDLSVNRNEDPLVLLAWRCTQLAVLMIHGYTVWSHNLVAISRLRGSSLRVLTVSEESIDFDPDQPLYLEGDPVHNLVKEVSQGLGRVWHPCLDYSLVLTEPTQHFHRELQAFSMDLKILVSQPGDSSGDGRLTLGLCETGSMAPVLSWYECCAFV, encoded by the exons ATGGCTCTGTGCGGTGGTGTCGGAGTCATGGCTCTACCAAGCGAGCTAATCGTCCATATATTCTCTTTTCTGTCGGACCGAGACAAGCTCCGGGCCTCGGCCGTTTGTTCGCGATGGCGGGAGTGTCTGTTCTATCCAGCCCTGTGGACAGAACTCAAACTACGAATAGGTGGTGGAGGCTCCAGCTCTGAGGAGACGCTGAGGTTGGAGTTCCTCATGCGGAAGTTCGGCGCTTTCGTGCGGGAGCTGCAACTGGAACTCGCTCCCACGGAAGTCAGCCTCCGTTCCCTCAACAACGAGCCGTCGTCCACCAGAGTCGACCTGCCTCCCGGTCCTGGCAACGACCAGCAACTCTCCAAGCGATGGAGAGACGCCGTGAGTGCCTACTTGGACCAGGTGTTGTGTGTGTTCGCCAGCATCAGCAACAACAG GAACCTGCAGAAGTTGAGTCTGTATGGTGACACCTGTGCTCTCCAACAGGAGGGACTCCTGGACAGTTCCAACCTGCATCACATTCATCAGGGCCACAAGAAAATCAACGA GATCCAGCGGTTGTTCAGAGAGTTGTTGTCGAACAGCAGGCAGCTTCGGTGGTTGTCCTGTAGCTTCATGCTGGGTCTGGTGACTTCCACCTCATTAGCATGCCTGTCCAATCTTTCCTCTGAGACCTTGCAGCACCTCAGCTTACTAGACCACCAGCTTG GTCCGCTCATCTCACCATCAGAGTTGAATCGTCTTTCATCTCTTCATTCTCTGGCTCTTGATTTCTCTGATCTGACGTCTGAGCTTTGTAGTCTGCTGGCATCACCCCATCGCACTCCGCTGCATCGTCTCTCCCTGCTGCTCAATGGTGCCACTCTGGAGTTCAAATCATTAGAAGGCACAGCCACAGAGGATGATTGGAAAGCACTG GTACGAGTGAGTACTAACTTGCGAGTGTACATCATGGCCGTGGAGGTCAACAGCTCGGAGCTCCTCAGGGTTCTAAAGCCAAGCCTTCCACTGGAGCGCATCCACCTGGACAGTTACAACACACTGGTGTCCGACGCCACCCTGGAGCTCATCGCCCAGCAATACAACAAAACGCTGACACACTTCCTGTTACTGAGGGATGACCCGGATTTTCCAGACCTCAGTGTCAATCGCAATGAAGATCCATTGGTCCTCTTAGCTTGGAGATGCACTCAGTTGGCTGTGCTGATGATACACG GCTATACAGTGTGGTCCCACAACTTGGTGGCAATCTCCCGGCTGCGTGGCTCCAGTCTGCGTGTCCTGACGGTGTCTGAGGAGAGCATCGACTTTGACCCTGACCAGCCGTTGTATTTGGAAGGTGATCCAGTTCATAACCTGGTGAAAGAGGTCTCGCAGGGTCTTGGCCGAGTGTGGCACCCATGCTTGGATTACAGCCTGGTTTTGACGGAACCCACCCAGCACTTCCATCGTGAGCTGCAAGCCTTTAGTATGG